AGATGGTGGCAGCTATGGGCAAGAAGGCCCATATAGTTGTAAATGAGGTGTCATCGGCGATCAGTCCTATATATGGAAGCTTCGCATCGAGCAATGTGTATCCGGAGGATATGATCATTAACAACGATCAGGCCCTGAGCATTGTTGATGATGACACAGTTGTGGTCGTAACAGATGTTAACAATCCGGCTCTTACAGAGTGTGAGGAGCTGCTGGCATATGCTAAGAGCATAGTCGTATTTGACCACCACAGACAGACGAAGAATGTCATAGCGAATGCAACGCTCTCGTATATTGAGCCTTTTGCCTCATCCGCCTGTGAGATGATAGCTGAGATGCTTCAGTATATGGATGAGAAGATTAAGCTCAGACCTACAGAGGCTGATGCTATGTATGCAGGTATCCTCATAGATACGGACAATTTCCTGTCCAAGACGGGAGTCAGAACATTTGAGGCTGCGGCGTTCTTGAAGAGAAGCGGTGCGGATGTCATGCGAGTGAGAAAGATGTTTAGAACGGATATCGAGTCGTACCGACAGAAGGCAGAGGGCGTGAGTCACGCAGAGATGGTTCTGGATGCGTTTGCCATATCCATAATCACCCCAGAGAAAGGTCCGGAGTCGCCTCTCGTTCTGACAGCGAAGATCGCAAATGAGATGCTCAACATAGCGGGAGTCAGGGCTTCATTTGTCATAGCTCAGGTTGGGGATGATGTCAAGATAAGTGCAAGAGCGATAGATGATGTGAATGTACAGATAATCATGGAGAGAATGGGCGGCGGAGGACATGCCAACATAGCGGCAGCCCAGTTTGAAAATGCGAAAGCAGAAGATATCAAGGTAAAGCTTGTTGATCTGTTAAATGAGATGTATAAGGAAGGAGATATATAGATATGAAGGTTATATTATTACAGGATGTAAAGAGCCTTGGAAAGAAAGGCGCAATGGTAGAGGTAAGTGAGGGATATGCAAGGAATTTTATCATTCCTAAGAAGCTTGGACTTGAGGCAACTCCAAAGAATCTGAATGATCTGAAGCTTAAGAAGGCTCATGATGAGAAGGTTGCAGCTGAGAATCTTGCGGACGCAAAGGCTCTTGCGGCAGAACTGGAGAAGTCGTCAGTAACGGTGAAGATAAAAGTAGGCGAGGGCGGAAGATCATTTGGATCGGTGTCCACAAAGGAGATTTCAGATGCCATAAAGAGCCAGCTCGGCAAGGATATAGACAAGAAGAAGATTGTTATGAAGGATTCGATAAAGGCGATAGGAAGCTTCACAGTAAAGGTTAAGCTTCATCCAGAGGTTCAGGCTGAGCTTTCGGTGAAGGTGGAAGAGGCATAGAATGATTTCTCCTGCGATATTATTTATGAAGAGATAAAAGGGGGAAATCCGAATGGAAGATTCATATGCCAAGAAGAAACTGCCATATAATCTGAACGCTGAGAAGTCGGTTATCGGTTCCATGCTCATGGACAGGGATGCCATAGTGGATGCATCGGATATGCTGACAAAGGAAGACTTTTATTATGGACAGTATGGAATACTGTTTGAGAACATGGTGGAGCTCTTCAAAGAGGGCAAAGCCGTGGATATCGTAACCCTCAAGAATAAGCTTGAGGAGAACAATGTGCCAGATGAGGTCATAAGTATCAGTGCGATAGCGGATATCATGGATGCGGTGCCTACATCTGTAAATGCCAAGCATTATGCAGAGATCGTGGCAGATAAGTCGGTCCTCAGAAAGACTATAAAGCTCTGCGAAGAGGTGGAGAAAGACTG
This sequence is a window from Coprococcus eutactus. Protein-coding genes within it:
- the rplI gene encoding 50S ribosomal protein L9, which gives rise to MKVILLQDVKSLGKKGAMVEVSEGYARNFIIPKKLGLEATPKNLNDLKLKKAHDEKVAAENLADAKALAAELEKSSVTVKIKVGEGGRSFGSVSTKEISDAIKSQLGKDIDKKKIVMKDSIKAIGSFTVKVKLHPEVQAELSVKVEEA